Proteins from one Paludisphaera borealis genomic window:
- a CDS encoding ParB/RepB/Spo0J family partition protein encodes MNYQSIEINKLVKSRFNARRTVAKGAADDLKASILAHGLMQNLVVTAAGDGGFEVIEGARRLEAIKALQAEGSLPADYAVSCHVVEEGDAMEKSLAANTVRLAMHPADEYEAFAKLEAGGSSPEQIAERFGKTVKYVEQLLRLGNADPKLLKAYREGGLSLDALMAYAITDDRKRQMKVFKSLGDHQRANPRAIRRALTDAMAEADGQLAKFVGLEAYREAGGTIQSDLFSDAVYLENPELLNDLATAKLDGVKQQLEAEGWGWVEVSPEYDYGVISACGRIQQQPGEAPAEVIALKNQLIAELEEIEQALEDTESDALLEAQEAAEARLAEVQATMAGFAAYDPHQMAFAGCYVTVGHDGSLRTDKGLVRKADKKRLASPTEATERKPKGMPATLKRQLEAYRQQAAQAEIARNRLVALDLLVFTIASDAFGHRFAANSCLGVKFDLQRPAVKEETPAGASMAAIEQGLPLAWLELSSEAERFRALSDLSDNQKLDLLAACVASSLKPQLATGFEATACELALSLTGADLSGYWRPTAANYLGRITTQQLLALGGGLLGEAWAQARSRDKKSELVAQLERVFAEPEKYGRTQKQVAGISQWLPEGMAFTAVTPEKPKSKGKARKAA; translated from the coding sequence ATGAACTACCAATCGATTGAAATCAACAAGCTTGTCAAATCCCGTTTCAACGCACGCCGGACGGTGGCCAAGGGTGCCGCCGACGACCTGAAAGCTTCCATCCTCGCCCACGGGCTGATGCAGAATCTGGTGGTCACCGCCGCCGGTGACGGCGGCTTCGAAGTGATCGAAGGTGCCCGCAGGCTGGAGGCCATCAAAGCCTTGCAGGCCGAAGGCAGCCTGCCCGCCGATTACGCGGTGTCGTGCCACGTCGTCGAAGAGGGCGACGCGATGGAAAAGAGCCTAGCCGCCAACACGGTCAGGCTGGCGATGCACCCGGCGGATGAGTACGAAGCGTTCGCCAAGCTGGAGGCGGGCGGCAGCTCGCCTGAGCAAATTGCCGAGCGTTTCGGCAAAACGGTCAAGTATGTCGAGCAGCTGCTGCGATTGGGCAACGCCGACCCGAAGCTGCTGAAAGCCTACCGCGAGGGCGGGCTTTCGCTCGATGCCCTGATGGCCTACGCCATCACCGATGACCGCAAACGCCAGATGAAGGTGTTCAAATCGCTGGGAGATCACCAGCGGGCAAACCCGCGTGCCATCCGTCGGGCGTTGACCGACGCCATGGCGGAAGCCGACGGCCAGCTTGCGAAATTCGTCGGGCTGGAGGCTTACCGCGAGGCAGGCGGCACCATCCAGAGCGATCTGTTCAGCGATGCGGTCTACCTCGAAAACCCGGAGCTTTTAAACGACCTGGCAACTGCCAAGCTGGACGGCGTGAAGCAGCAGCTGGAGGCCGAAGGCTGGGGCTGGGTCGAAGTTTCGCCGGAATACGATTACGGCGTGATTTCGGCCTGCGGGCGGATTCAGCAGCAGCCGGGTGAGGCACCGGCCGAGGTGATCGCGTTGAAAAACCAGCTGATCGCCGAGCTTGAGGAGATCGAGCAAGCCCTTGAGGATACGGAATCCGATGCCTTGCTGGAGGCACAGGAAGCAGCCGAGGCACGCCTTGCCGAGGTGCAGGCGACGATGGCGGGCTTTGCCGCTTACGACCCGCACCAGATGGCGTTCGCCGGGTGCTATGTCACGGTCGGCCACGATGGCTCGCTTCGCACCGACAAAGGGCTGGTGCGGAAAGCCGACAAAAAGCGGCTGGCATCGCCGACTGAGGCGACGGAGCGGAAACCCAAGGGCATGCCCGCTACGCTCAAACGCCAGCTGGAAGCCTACCGGCAACAGGCGGCACAGGCGGAAATCGCCCGCAACCGGCTGGTCGCCCTCGATTTGCTGGTCTTCACCATCGCCAGCGACGCCTTCGGGCACCGTTTTGCCGCCAACAGCTGCTTGGGCGTGAAGTTTGACCTGCAACGCCCGGCGGTGAAGGAGGAAACCCCAGCCGGGGCTTCGATGGCAGCGATAGAGCAGGGGCTGCCGCTGGCGTGGCTGGAGCTTTCCAGCGAAGCCGAGCGGTTCCGGGCGTTATCCGACCTGTCGGATAACCAGAAGCTCGACCTGCTGGCCGCCTGCGTCGCTTCCAGCCTGAAGCCGCAGCTGGCCACCGGCTTTGAGGCCACCGCCTGCGAGCTTGCCCTGTCCCTGACCGGCGCCGACCTGTCCGGCTACTGGCGCCCGACGGCGGCCAACTACCTCGGCCGCATCACCACCCAGCAGCTGCTGGCGTTGGGCGGCGGATTGCTGGGTGAGGCGTGGGCACAAGCCCGCAGCCGCGACAAGAAAAGCGAGCTTGTCGCCCAGCTGGAGCGGGTGTTCGCCGAGCCGGAGAAATACGGCCGCACCCAAAAGCAGGTCGCCGGGATTTCGCAGTGGCTGCCCGAGGGTATGGCGTTTACCGCCGTCACCCCCGAGAAGCCGAAATCCAAAGGCAAAGCCCGTAAAGCAGCCTGA
- a CDS encoding HEAT repeat domain-containing protein: MIEPEFLRHLEGIRIGMLDREMQTKASHVQYFMTDVLQKIPCLISALRDEHDWVREAAAGALTWIGSAAASAVPSLIESLSDEQASVRRAATHALRSIGPAARAATPHLVRIIALSPDSLYDAATSLVAIDSANAERHLLKQINTLDLLQRTSNSRRRLLESLRMAKPSKTSVPTLLTTLTDSHKDNRRLSAELLGMIGLDAIDATPALIAALKDKHDSVVIAVANALGLIGQTAAVRPLTHGLNHKTSDVRWAVAQALELLGPAEATPALILALQDDDDRVREAAASALGSASPTPDIMHHLTHALKHPSHPVRSAAASLVHIGTPAAADALISALNDPDARVRHATADALTSSKHVFISVLHELQIGIRHKDPDIELTISETKHKMIYNLHRETYLFDAYAQSYLKHLKLFHLCIRLYAEGINSLGGACDYLSRHYNSEMRSSGLPMSKPSFAPNLKQLEPVFSKLFGREFKMFTVSNWNGAEPQSYQFSDDALQAADWVLKFLSRQDDLRRDWFGFRRQLVDDKN, translated from the coding sequence ATGATCGAGCCAGAATTCCTGCGTCATCTCGAAGGCATTCGGATTGGCATGCTTGATCGTGAAATGCAAACCAAAGCGTCACATGTTCAATATTTTATGACAGATGTTTTACAGAAGATTCCTTGTCTCATTTCGGCACTTAGGGACGAGCACGACTGGGTAAGAGAAGCGGCCGCCGGTGCTCTTACTTGGATCGGCTCCGCGGCGGCCTCGGCAGTCCCTTCGCTGATCGAATCGCTTAGCGACGAACAAGCTTCGGTGCGACGGGCTGCCACCCACGCTCTTAGATCGATTGGACCGGCAGCGAGAGCAGCGACACCTCATCTCGTACGCATCATAGCTCTGTCACCTGATTCTCTTTATGATGCAGCAACTTCATTGGTCGCAATCGATAGTGCAAACGCCGAAAGACATTTACTTAAGCAAATCAACACCCTTGATTTACTTCAACGCACTAGCAATTCTAGACGCAGACTTCTTGAATCGCTACGCATGGCCAAGCCCTCGAAAACATCTGTCCCCACATTGCTGACCACGCTCACGGACAGCCACAAGGACAATCGGCGACTCTCAGCAGAACTGCTGGGCATGATCGGTCTGGATGCCATAGACGCGACCCCGGCACTCATTGCGGCACTCAAAGACAAACATGATTCGGTAGTGATTGCCGTAGCTAATGCCTTAGGCTTAATCGGTCAGACGGCGGCAGTCCGACCATTAACACATGGTTTGAACCATAAAACCTCTGACGTCCGATGGGCGGTTGCCCAAGCCCTAGAATTGCTTGGACCGGCGGAGGCGACCCCAGCTTTGATCCTCGCTCTACAAGACGACGATGACCGAGTACGAGAAGCAGCTGCCTCCGCTTTGGGGTCAGCAAGCCCAACCCCGGACATAATGCACCATCTTACTCATGCACTTAAACATCCATCCCATCCAGTGCGGTCTGCAGCTGCATCATTAGTACACATCGGCACCCCAGCTGCCGCTGACGCATTAATATCAGCACTCAATGACCCCGACGCACGAGTGCGTCACGCCACAGCCGACGCACTCACGTCATCAAAACATGTATTTATATCTGTATTACATGAACTTCAGATTGGCATACGGCACAAAGACCCAGATATCGAACTCACGATTTCCGAGACGAAGCATAAAATGATTTACAATCTACACCGCGAAACCTACCTATTCGACGCCTACGCACAATCATATCTCAAACATCTTAAACTCTTTCATTTGTGTATCCGTCTCTATGCGGAAGGTATCAATTCACTTGGTGGTGCCTGCGACTATCTTTCACGCCACTACAACAGTGAAATGAGAAGCAGTGGTTTACCAATGAGCAAACCGAGCTTCGCTCCAAATTTAAAGCAACTAGAGCCAGTTTTCAGCAAGCTTTTTGGAAGAGAGTTCAAGATGTTTACCGTGTCAAATTGGAATGGCGCCGAGCCACAAAGCTATCAGTTCAGCGACGATGCATTGCAAGCCGCGGACTGGGTTTTGAAGTTCTTGAGCAGACAAGACGACTTGAGAAGAGACTGGTTCGGCTTTCGACGACAGCTCGTCGATGACAAGAATTAA
- a CDS encoding ParB N-terminal domain-containing protein — MNVAIQATARPLRGEKAELVPEMFETRRLVLSPDNPLPSPARLAQLEPEIQKHGQRVPGFVFPSPELDEEQRVVLEGAHRMLICQRLGRPFWAFDLGRYVPEEEQIELTFQHNHLRRVMSLDEIVQRAARYIELTRCTAGEAAKSLGISPAKLSRAFGDKRIPAHLRERAEQLGISIRSLIAAAPIDHMTQAVEYAESLGPDGKRRTRDQVAEFIRHLKKGGRNGGKSKKVVSLPFNGRVISVTVAENDTVATVTKDVQALLARLGEHAKVRPDGWAYILQ; from the coding sequence ATGAACGTAGCGATTCAGGCGACGGCCCGCCCTCTCCGTGGCGAGAAGGCCGAGCTGGTGCCGGAAATGTTCGAGACTAGGCGGCTGGTGCTGTCGCCCGACAATCCGTTGCCAAGCCCGGCCCGGCTTGCCCAGCTGGAGCCGGAAATCCAGAAACACGGCCAACGGGTTCCTGGATTCGTTTTTCCTTCGCCGGAGCTGGATGAAGAGCAGCGGGTGGTGCTGGAAGGGGCTCACCGGATGCTGATATGCCAGCGGCTGGGGCGGCCTTTCTGGGCGTTCGACCTCGGGCGTTACGTGCCCGAAGAGGAGCAGATCGAGCTGACGTTTCAGCACAACCACCTCCGCCGCGTCATGAGCCTTGACGAAATCGTCCAGCGGGCGGCCCGTTACATAGAGCTGACCCGCTGCACGGCGGGCGAGGCCGCGAAATCGCTGGGGATCTCCCCGGCGAAGCTCAGCCGTGCCTTCGGCGACAAGCGTATCCCGGCCCATCTGCGGGAGCGTGCCGAGCAGCTGGGCATCAGCATCCGCTCGCTGATTGCGGCGGCGCCGATCGACCACATGACGCAGGCGGTGGAATACGCCGAATCGCTGGGGCCGGACGGCAAGCGACGCACCCGCGATCAGGTGGCGGAGTTCATCCGGCACCTGAAGAAAGGCGGCAGGAACGGCGGCAAATCCAAGAAGGTCGTTTCGCTGCCGTTCAACGGCCGCGTGATATCGGTAACCGTGGCCGAGAATGACACCGTTGCCACGGTTACCAAAGACGTGCAGGCACTGCTTGCCCGCTTGGGCGAGCACGCCAAAGTTCGGCCCGATGGCTGGGCCTACATCCTCCAATAA
- a CDS encoding type IV secretory system conjugative DNA transfer family protein, whose amino-acid sequence MTIQILEEEHFMFMRIRLATASTVASACRATLILALVVLAAAATVIAMRFPVLLMAAAGFIAWRRLIYHPASDAYGSASLLTPQAMETAGMLGDKGLVVGRLPPDPVPILSAATSLFSPQVEAAEAVNRFMAAAGFGIHRGGKLIRIPDYIHSAVFSPAGGGKNVGFVTPTLLSHPGNIAIIDPKGESFKAAAAWRKKRFGKKAYRLDPFEMFGTSHTLNPFDFIDPKKEDFLDQCRDFANPLIIRPPNDQHPHFSDMAELNLVGLTAFTIACETDKKRRHLGTVRGLSSSRERYDMALKVMGESDAASGVIRQLSGEMGFAAPEEQGSILTTFTRNLAFLDSPVVTRNVSTSSFDPMELKTGNADLYFILPHRRLTSLARLQRLWITSVMNRVTSGLPDESQTLLWVLDEIAHIGSIPAIEEATTLYRGMGMRLMFIFQSYAQVKTCFGEKASTILDNIHTQVYVNLASMETAQELSRRIGETTRTVYSENGGDGDSYQTGAASQGQGGSKSSNRGWSRSEIARQLLKPEEILTLPRDTCIILHKNLPACLGWMVRYYQDPEFTSGIGRHRRVGLAGTVFCSLLLVLSLLFGAFVAKGVAPPTRSAGNRSSTLSKAGVHKHLPSSPGGRIPAYPTKRRPSSRNHRSNDSGFLIKI is encoded by the coding sequence TTGACGATCCAGATTTTGGAAGAGGAGCATTTTATGTTCATGCGTATCCGTTTAGCGACTGCGTCCACGGTCGCGTCTGCCTGCCGGGCGACGCTCATCCTGGCGTTGGTCGTGCTGGCCGCAGCCGCCACCGTGATCGCCATGCGGTTTCCAGTGCTGCTCATGGCCGCTGCGGGCTTCATCGCCTGGCGGCGGCTGATCTACCATCCGGCGTCGGATGCATACGGCTCGGCGTCGCTGCTTACGCCCCAGGCGATGGAAACGGCGGGCATGCTGGGCGACAAGGGGCTGGTCGTCGGCCGCTTGCCGCCCGACCCGGTGCCGATACTGTCGGCCGCAACGTCGTTGTTTTCGCCGCAGGTGGAAGCGGCGGAAGCGGTCAATCGCTTCATGGCGGCGGCAGGCTTCGGCATCCACCGCGGCGGCAAGCTGATACGCATTCCCGATTATATACATTCTGCCGTGTTCTCACCGGCTGGCGGCGGCAAGAATGTGGGGTTCGTCACCCCTACCCTGCTGTCGCACCCCGGCAATATCGCCATCATCGACCCGAAAGGAGAGAGCTTCAAGGCGGCGGCTGCATGGCGAAAGAAACGCTTCGGCAAAAAAGCCTATCGCCTCGATCCCTTCGAGATGTTCGGCACCAGCCACACATTGAATCCCTTTGATTTCATCGACCCGAAGAAGGAGGATTTCCTCGACCAGTGCCGGGATTTCGCCAACCCGCTGATCATCCGGCCGCCCAATGACCAGCACCCGCACTTCTCCGATATGGCGGAGCTGAATCTGGTCGGGCTGACCGCATTCACCATCGCTTGCGAGACTGACAAAAAGCGGCGGCACTTGGGAACTGTCCGCGGCCTTTCCTCGTCGCGGGAACGCTACGACATGGCCTTGAAGGTGATGGGTGAAAGCGACGCTGCCAGCGGCGTCATCAGGCAGCTTAGCGGCGAGATGGGCTTTGCCGCACCGGAGGAGCAAGGCTCGATCCTGACTACTTTCACGCGGAACCTGGCGTTCCTGGATTCGCCCGTCGTCACCCGCAACGTCAGCACTTCTAGCTTCGACCCGATGGAGCTGAAAACCGGCAACGCCGACCTGTATTTCATCCTGCCGCATCGCCGCCTGACCAGCCTGGCCAGGCTCCAGCGGCTGTGGATCACCTCGGTGATGAATCGGGTCACCAGCGGCCTGCCCGACGAAAGCCAAACTCTTTTGTGGGTGCTTGATGAGATCGCCCACATCGGTTCCATCCCCGCGATCGAGGAGGCGACCACGCTCTATCGCGGCATGGGCATGAGGTTGATGTTCATATTTCAGTCTTACGCCCAAGTCAAAACCTGCTTCGGCGAAAAAGCTTCCACCATCCTCGACAATATTCACACGCAAGTTTATGTGAATCTTGCGTCGATGGAAACCGCCCAGGAGCTGAGCCGACGGATCGGCGAAACCACCCGTACCGTGTACAGCGAAAACGGCGGCGACGGCGATTCCTACCAGACGGGGGCTGCCAGCCAAGGGCAAGGCGGCAGCAAGTCGTCGAACCGGGGCTGGAGCCGCAGCGAAATCGCCCGCCAACTGCTGAAGCCGGAGGAAATCCTGACGCTGCCGCGTGACACCTGCATCATCCTGCACAAGAACCTGCCCGCCTGCCTTGGATGGATGGTGCGTTACTACCAAGACCCCGAATTCACCAGCGGCATTGGGCGGCATCGACGCGTCGGGCTGGCTGGCACCGTGTTTTGTTCGCTGCTGCTGGTGCTGAGCCTGCTCTTCGGAGCATTCGTCGCCAAGGGCGTGGCGCCGCCGACGCGATCGGCGGGCAACCGGTCTTCAACGCTGAGCAAGGCGGGCGTGCACAAACACCTGCCCTCCTCTCCCGGCGGCAGGATACCGGCCTATCCGACGAAACGGCGGCCCTCCAGCCGCAACCACCGCAGCAACGACAGCGGATTTCTCATCAAGATATGA
- a CDS encoding pentapeptide repeat-containing protein, which yields MTRSNDGNGSPPAPPKADWRGANLQNVNFAGVSLEGADMRASDLSGANFTSASLRYVDLRGAKLVGTTFQNASLYGAKLQGAEAYHADFRGCDMRHANLGGAYLEGAMLPPPTVSPGDLAESAALNHASEPGQKQKPQAEHSPGDLAEGKGVAARNEQGQGQKTHQRNGHRQGIS from the coding sequence ATGACGCGATCGAATGACGGCAACGGTTCCCCCCCTGCCCCGCCCAAAGCGGACTGGCGGGGAGCGAATCTGCAAAACGTCAACTTCGCAGGCGTGTCGCTGGAAGGGGCCGACATGCGGGCCAGCGACCTGTCGGGCGCCAATTTCACCAGTGCCAGCCTGCGGTACGTCGATCTTCGCGGTGCGAAGCTGGTAGGCACGACGTTTCAAAACGCCAGCCTGTACGGTGCTAAGTTGCAGGGGGCCGAGGCATATCACGCCGATTTTCGGGGTTGCGACATGCGACATGCCAACCTCGGCGGTGCTTACCTCGAAGGAGCCATGCTGCCGCCTCCCACGGTTTCGCCGGGCGACCTTGCGGAATCGGCGGCGTTGAACCATGCCAGCGAACCCGGCCAAAAGCAGAAGCCGCAGGCGGAGCATTCGCCGGGCGACCTGGCTGAAGGCAAAGGCGTGGCTGCAAGGAACGAGCAAGGACAGGGTCAGAAAACGCACCAGCGTAATGGGCATCGGCAGGGGATCAGCTAA
- a CDS encoding ParA family protein, giving the protein MIITIVSFKGGVGKTTTAIHLAAYLQKSGKTVLLDGDLNRSATAWAARGNDSLPFTVVDEQLGFTANDARHAVIDTAARPAPAVLKALATKVDLIIIPTTTDGLSLDALAKTVEALREVDADKFRVLLTMVPPRPARDGDIARAAFEEAGLPLFKGSIRLLKSFKTAGTQGVLVSDVKDPRASLGWDDYAEVGAELKKFAKR; this is encoded by the coding sequence ATGATTATCACCATCGTGTCATTCAAGGGTGGCGTCGGAAAAACGACCACCGCCATCCACCTGGCTGCCTATCTCCAGAAATCCGGCAAGACGGTGCTGCTCGACGGTGACCTTAATCGAAGTGCCACGGCATGGGCTGCTAGGGGCAACGATTCCTTGCCATTCACCGTCGTCGATGAGCAGCTGGGTTTCACCGCCAACGATGCCCGGCATGCCGTCATCGATACGGCCGCCCGTCCGGCACCGGCAGTATTGAAGGCCCTGGCCACGAAAGTGGATTTGATCATCATCCCGACGACCACCGATGGCTTGTCGCTGGATGCCTTAGCCAAGACCGTCGAAGCCTTGCGGGAAGTCGATGCTGACAAATTTCGGGTGTTGCTGACGATGGTTCCCCCCCGCCCTGCTCGTGATGGGGACATCGCTAGAGCGGCATTCGAGGAAGCCGGGTTACCGCTGTTCAAAGGCAGCATCCGGCTCCTGAAATCCTTTAAGACAGCGGGCACTCAAGGCGTGCTGGTATCCGACGTAAAAGACCCGCGTGCGTCTCTTGGTTGGGATGATTACGCCGAGGTCGGGGCCGAGCTGAAGAAGTTTGCCAAACGATGA
- a CDS encoding ribbon-helix-helix protein, CopG family encodes MADNPESGNVKSKKRQSLKAVNRQAAAKVKATIHLSVDSSQRLTIHAAMLGLDRSELVEQLIQTHLRRFVVSDRGGQEELADDAAA; translated from the coding sequence ATGGCTGACAACCCGGAATCTGGAAACGTCAAAAGCAAAAAGCGGCAAAGTCTGAAAGCCGTAAACCGGCAAGCGGCTGCGAAGGTGAAGGCGACAATCCATCTTTCCGTTGATAGCTCCCAGCGATTGACGATCCACGCCGCTATGCTGGGGTTGGATCGCTCCGAGCTGGTCGAGCAGCTGATACAGACGCATCTCCGGCGGTTTGTCGTCAGTGATCGCGGCGGCCAGGAAGAACTGGCCGACGATGCAGCTGCGTAA